The DNA segment CCCGATCGATGTCATCAAGCACTGGCAGCAACTCGTTGAGCACCGCACCGACAGCCAACGCGCGGTTCAGCTCGCGGTCGCGATCGACTCGCTTTCGGTAGTTGGCGTACTCCGCGGTGATGCGCTGCAGGTCCCCAGTCAACTCGGCAACGCGTGCCTGCGCACCTGCCGTTTCGGCCGCATCCTCGACGTCTTCGGACAAGACCTCGCCATTCTCGACTTCGATGATTTCGCCCTGGACCGCCTCCGTGGCGGCGTCGGCCTCGGAGGCCGGAGCGGGCTCACTCAACGCTCCGGTCTCCGGGTCGATTCGACGCTTGTCCGTGATGCGAACACCGTCAGCCGCCTCGTCGTGGTTGTCCGGCGAGGACTCGGTCATTTCTTCTCGTCCTCGTCGACGATCTCGGCCTCGACGACCTCTTCGTCATCGTCAGACGCGGAACCTTCG comes from the Candidatus Nanopelagicales bacterium genome and includes:
- the grpE gene encoding nucleotide exchange factor GrpE — protein: MTESSPDNHDEAADGVRITDKRRIDPETGALSEPAPASEADAATEAVQGEIIEVENGEVLSEDVEDAAETAGAQARVAELTGDLQRITAEYANYRKRVDRDRELNRALAVGAVLNELLPVLDDIDRARQHDELTGAFKSVGEALEATTTRLGLTRYGVAGDRFDPELHEALTQAPLPEGIVAAEDPDAGTPAGPVCSQIFEPGYRLNDRVIRPARVAVTE